CTGACGTGGCGCCGCGTGATGGCGCCCGCCTTGATCGGGATGAGGAGGTCGCCGGCCTCCGCCCACGCGCCGTGGTAGGTGTCCACGACGACGCGCGCGCGCATGATGGTCTCGGTGTCGACCTCGCGGGTCGTGGGCCTGAACGCGCCGACGGCGTCCACGTGGGCGCCGGGCCTGAGATCGCGCCCTGCGAAGACGGGACGGGATGAGGTTGTCGCGCACGTCACGACGTCTGCTTCGCGGACCGCCGCGCGGCTGTCGCGCGCGACCTCGACCGGCACGCCGAGGGCGCCGCGCATCCGTGTTGCGAAGGCCTGGGCGCGGGCCGGGTCGCGCCCGACGACGGCGATCGACTCGAGCGGCAGGACGGCGTTCAGACAACGGAGCTGGAACTCGGCCTGGACTCCCGCGCCGAAGCAGGCGACGCGCCGGGAATCCGGGCGCGCGAGATACTTTGCGGCGACGGCGGAGGCCGCGCCCGTGCGGATGGCGGTGAGGAAGCCCGCCTCCATGAAGGCGAGCGGCGCGCCGGTCTCGGGGTCACTCAGCAGGTACGAGGCGTGGAGCGTCGGCAGTCCGCGCTTGCGATTGGCCTCGACGACGCTGACGAGCTTCGCGCCGAGCGCCTGGCGTCGGGGCAGGGCCGAGATCATGCCGAGGAACACCCCGCCCTTCGCCATGGGCAGGACGGCGCGGGGCAGGGCGGGGGCGCGGCCTGCCGCCGCCTCGCGGAACGCCGACTCGACAGCAATGATGACCGCCGCCGGCTCGAGCACG
The Candidatus Methylomirabilota bacterium DNA segment above includes these coding regions:
- a CDS encoding ornithine cyclodeaminase family protein, whose product is MLVLTRADLERVLEPAAVIIAVESAFREAAAGRAPALPRAVLPMAKGGVFLGMISALPRRQALGAKLVSVVEANRKRGLPTLHASYLLSDPETGAPLAFMEAGFLTAIRTGAASAVAAKYLARPDSRRVACFGAGVQAEFQLRCLNAVLPLESIAVVGRDPARAQAFATRMRGALGVPVEVARDSRAAVREADVVTCATTSSRPVFAGRDLRPGAHVDAVGAFRPTTREVDTETIMRARVVVDTYHGAWAEAGDLLIPIKAGAITRRHVRAELAEVVARKKPGRTRPDEITLFKSVGWAPEDAASARLAYDRAMARGIGTEVAL